A part of Daphnia pulex isolate KAP4 chromosome 6, ASM2113471v1 genomic DNA contains:
- the LOC124196235 gene encoding proto-oncogene c-Rel-like isoform X3 codes for MSTTKPNNNGSELNISDVLAVIEGDPDYTGQAQPSKDSNSVKGVDKIEPKVEVPSFTMNTADVGVDAKQKAQVKILEQPASKALRFRYECEGRSAGSLPGANSTTENKTYPTIQVLGYRGKAVVVVSCVTKDFPYKPHPHSLVGKEGCKKGVCTLEINNDNMICTFSNLGVQCVKKKGIEEALKLREEIRVDPFHTGFAHKNQPQSIDLNAVRLCFQVFLEGQKGKFSLALKPVVSEAIYDKKAMCELTICKLSDCTSPANGGKEIILLCDKVTKDDIQVVFYHEEEGHLIWEGTGEFSASDVHKQVAITFRTPRYRVTDVEEPISVYVQLRRPSDGACSESRRFEYLPMDSDAEMLKRKRQRLFESNASRLKDFILDNVLETPEAGNLRGYSPNIAVESIRKETGGAIPRPMKQVTRTTVKREPIDPTPTEAHGDGQGYSFEPNFNQFTLNIPNLPFGTGNPSPTASPNPPYHNYEYRFPTSPHYNIPVHSPNQGVAEDYMNQMRTVNITDLDSLNMQYPHQQQPQQVNELNDFRAINLPHNDCNIQLIDSHLLSNLSLHDGDSNDQKDSERNESMSTSNIPPELPVLTFSGMLTSADLDGPDGFGRNNPTS; via the exons ATGAGTACGACCAAGCCTAATAATAATG GAAGCGAGCTCAATATCAGTGATGTTC ttGCTGTTATAGAGGGTGATCCAGACTATACTGGCCAAGCTCAACCTAGTAAAGACTCAAATTCAGTAAAGGGTGTGGACAAGATTGAACCTAAAGTTGAAGTCCCCAGCTTTACAATGAATACAGCAGATGTTGGTGTAGATGCAAAACAAAAGGCTCAGGTCAAAATTCTTGAACAACCAGCTTCTAAGGCCTTAAGGTTTAGGTATGAATGTGAAGGGCGATCAGCTGGCAGTTTACCTGGAGCAAATAGcacaacagaaaataaaacataccCAACCATTCAA GTGCTTGGTTACAGAGGTAAAGCTGTTGTTGTGGTTTCCTGCGTCACAAAAGATTTCCCCTATAAACCACATCCTCATAGCTTGGTGGGCAAAGAGGGATGCAAGAAGGGAGTGTGCACTCTAGAAATCAACAATGACAATATGATTTGCACCTTTTCCAATTTGGGTGTACAgtgtgtaaagaaaaaaggaatcgaGGAAGCATTGAAATTGCGTGAAGAGATCCGTGTTGACCCTTTTCACA ctgGATTTGCACACAAAAATCAACCCCAGAGCATTGATTTAAACGCTGTTCGCCTATGTTTTCAAGTATTTTTGGAAGGCCAGAAAGGAAAGTTTTCCCTTGCTCTCAAGCCCGTTGTTTCAGAGGCAATATACGACAAAA AGGCCATGTGCGAACTTACTATATGCAAGCTTAGTGACTGTACCAGTCCCGCTAATGGAGGCAAGGAGATCATTCTGTTATGTGACAAAGTGACTAAGG ACGATATTCAAGTAGTCTTCTatcacgaagaagaaggtcaCCTCATATGGGAAGGCACTGGTGAATTTTCTGCATCAGATGTCCACAAGCAAGTTGCCATCACTTTTCGAACTCCACGCTACAGAGTCACCGAT GTGGAGGAGCCCATAAGTGTATACGTTCAACTACGCAGACCAAGCGACGGAGCGTGCAGTGAATCGCGACGctttgaatatttacccatggacTCAG ATGCCGAAATGCTTAAGCGGAAGCGACAGCGCTTGTTCGAATCGAACGCCAGTCGTTTGAAGGACTTCATCCTCGACAATGTTTTAGAAA CCCCTGAAGCGGGCAATCTTCGAGGCTACAGCCCCAATATTGCAGTGGAatcaataagaaaagagacggGAGGTGCTATCCCACGACCCATGAAACAAGTTACGCGGACAACTGTAAAAAGAGAACCTATTG atCCTACTCCAACAGAAGCGCATGGCGATGGTCAAGGATATTCTTTCGAACCAAACTTCAATCAGTTCACACTTAACATCCCAAATTTACCCTTTGGAACGGGCAATCCCAGTCCTACGGCATCTCCAAATCCGCCTTACCATAACTATGAATACCGATTTCCCACATCTCCTCATTACAATATCCCTGTACATTCACCAAATCAAGGAGTGGCCGAGGACTATATGAATCAGATGAGAACGGTTAatatcacagacctcgacagCCTAAATATGCAATATCCCCATCAGCAGCAACCGCAACAGGTCAATGAACTGAACGACTTCCGGGCGATCAATCTACCCCATAATGATTGCAACATCCAGTTAATTGATTCTCATTTGTTATCCAACTTATCTTTGCACGACGGCGATTCAAATGACCAAAAAGACAGTGAACGCAACGAATCAATGAGCACTAGCAATATTCCGCCCGAATTGCCTGTTCTAACGTTTTCAGGAATGTTGACGAGTGCTGACCTCGATGGACCTGATGGTTTTGGTCGTAATAACCCTACATCGTAA
- the LOC124196235 gene encoding embryonic polarity protein dorsal-like isoform X1, producing the protein MSTTKPNNNGSELNISDVLAVIEGDPDYTGQAQPSKDSNSVKGVDKIEPKVEVPSFTMNTADVGVDAKQKAQVKILEQPASKALRFRYECEGRSAGSLPGANSTTENKTYPTIQVLGYRGKAVVVVSCVTKDFPYKPHPHSLVGKEGCKKGVCTLEINNDNMICTFSNLGVQCVKKKGIEEALKLREEIRVDPFHTGFAHKNQPQSIDLNAVRLCFQVFLEGQKGKFSLALKPVVSEAIYDKKAMCELTICKLSDCTSPANGGKEIILLCDKVTKDDIQVVFYHEEEGHLIWEGTGEFSASDVHKQVAITFRTPRYRVTDVEEPISVYVQLRRPSDGACSESRRFEYLPMDSGSVDAVVPPFDNSALFASKRFKPDFPLYTHILALDAAVLARQMFRAPEESRQYSDAFVQCSLLQEGETTNEEKQVEIQRKCDVEAVVEKPLENLVDLAAEKLQEKQIESRLGLNDTPPPLPEKGVGFAKLKSNLIKSGESLEFSKQKSQKNPVKTVNFDRSSLSTIVSEFDSDGRLSVASSEDLNSRLSAAFSDYSDLTDVRSIAEESEVDINDSLSLISSTHTLNDRLSQVSDASDISIVSDQTVIHDSKSDTGSIDTIEQQLEMLESMSVDPDCQTYSSFQMAMKHPIFGWPSRTQPTDTPVEAIFNDLVYDDPTDDPILKLEVPLPAVPPRVESKTVSTPPLPPRRFKKLNQPLPDPPTRDLGLKSALQALKQTFKKAKPMSKSEASLNSSVSIHSSQRSIYNSQESVRDAHQNASAMDEQTSQSEPDTVKSDNEAPSEQKLNESPVIQTALPTVVVDQVDPDNLTEAENYALYMRLAPLATASEFDENETLSMLYGELTPNRDVVSMQDGK; encoded by the exons ATGAGTACGACCAAGCCTAATAATAATG GAAGCGAGCTCAATATCAGTGATGTTC ttGCTGTTATAGAGGGTGATCCAGACTATACTGGCCAAGCTCAACCTAGTAAAGACTCAAATTCAGTAAAGGGTGTGGACAAGATTGAACCTAAAGTTGAAGTCCCCAGCTTTACAATGAATACAGCAGATGTTGGTGTAGATGCAAAACAAAAGGCTCAGGTCAAAATTCTTGAACAACCAGCTTCTAAGGCCTTAAGGTTTAGGTATGAATGTGAAGGGCGATCAGCTGGCAGTTTACCTGGAGCAAATAGcacaacagaaaataaaacataccCAACCATTCAA GTGCTTGGTTACAGAGGTAAAGCTGTTGTTGTGGTTTCCTGCGTCACAAAAGATTTCCCCTATAAACCACATCCTCATAGCTTGGTGGGCAAAGAGGGATGCAAGAAGGGAGTGTGCACTCTAGAAATCAACAATGACAATATGATTTGCACCTTTTCCAATTTGGGTGTACAgtgtgtaaagaaaaaaggaatcgaGGAAGCATTGAAATTGCGTGAAGAGATCCGTGTTGACCCTTTTCACA ctgGATTTGCACACAAAAATCAACCCCAGAGCATTGATTTAAACGCTGTTCGCCTATGTTTTCAAGTATTTTTGGAAGGCCAGAAAGGAAAGTTTTCCCTTGCTCTCAAGCCCGTTGTTTCAGAGGCAATATACGACAAAA AGGCCATGTGCGAACTTACTATATGCAAGCTTAGTGACTGTACCAGTCCCGCTAATGGAGGCAAGGAGATCATTCTGTTATGTGACAAAGTGACTAAGG ACGATATTCAAGTAGTCTTCTatcacgaagaagaaggtcaCCTCATATGGGAAGGCACTGGTGAATTTTCTGCATCAGATGTCCACAAGCAAGTTGCCATCACTTTTCGAACTCCACGCTACAGAGTCACCGAT GTGGAGGAGCCCATAAGTGTATACGTTCAACTACGCAGACCAAGCGACGGAGCGTGCAGTGAATCGCGACGctttgaatatttacccatggacTCAGGTAGCGTTGATGCCGTTGTACCCCCATTTGATAACAGCGCACTCTTTGCAAGCAAGAGGTTCAAGCCTGATTTTCCATTGTACACTCATATATTGGCCCTTGACGCTGCGGTTTTGGCCCGTCAAATGTTTCGCGCTCCGGAAGAGTCCCGCCAGTATTCCGATGCTTTTGTTCAGTGCTCTTTACTCCAAGAAGGAGAAACGACAAACGAAGAGAAACAAGTAGAAATCCAAAGAAAATGTGATGTTGAGGCAGTTGTGGAGAAACCCTTAGAAAACTTGGTTGATTTAGCTGCGGAGAAATTGcaggaaaaacaaatagaatcTCGATTAGGATTGAACGATACCCCACCTCCTCTACCTGAAAAAGGTGTCGGGTTCGCTAAGCTGAAAAGCAACTTGATCAAATCGGGTGAAAGCCTCGAATTTTCTAAGCAAAAATCTCAGAAAAATCCCGTAAAGACAGTCAACTTTGATCGTTCGTCGTTATCCACAATCGTGTCAGAGTTTGATTCAGATGGGCGACTTTCCGTCGCTTCGTCAGAAGATCTGAATTCGCGACTTTCAGCTGCCTTCTCGGACTATTCAGACTTGACGGATGTCCGTAGCATTGCAGAGGAATCAGAAGTGGATATTAACGATTCACTTTCTTTGATATCTTCCACTCATACGTTAAACGATCGATTATCTCAGGTTTCTGATGCGTCCGACATTTCAATCGTTTCCGACCAGACAGTAATCCACGATTCAAAATCCGACACGGGTAGTATAGACACGATTGAACAGCAATTGGAAATGCTCGAGTCGATGAGCGTTGATCCCGATTGTCAAACATACTCTAGTTTTCAAATGGCGATGAAACACCCTATCTTTGGTTGGCCAAGTCGTACTCAACCAACTGATACTCCAGTGGAAGCGATCTTTAATGATTTAGTTTATGATGATCCCACAGATGATCcaattttaaaacttgaagTTCCCTTACCGGCAGTACCTCCGCGTGTTGAATCCAAGACTGTATCAACACCTCCGTTGCCGCCACGtcgttttaaaaaacttaatcaGCCGTTACCCGACCCTCCTACTAGAGACTTAGGTCTTAAGAGCGCGTTGCAAGCCCtgaaacaaacttttaaaaaagcgaAACCCATGTCTAAAAGTGAAGCGTCTCTAAACAGCTCTGTTTCAATTCATTCTAGTCAACGATCTATTTATAACAGCCAAGAAAGCGTCAGAGATGCTCATCAGAATGCTTCAGCCATGGATGAACAAACTTCTCAGTCTGAACCTGACACCGTTAAAAGCGATAATGAAGCTCCTTCTGAACAGAAGTTGAATGAGTCACCGGTGATTCAAACAGCGCTTCCCACAGTAGTCGTTGATCAGGTTGATCCTGATAATTTGACAGAAGCTGAGAACTATGCTTTGTACATGAGATTGGCACCTCTGGCCACGGCTTCTGAATtcgatgaaaatgaaactttatCTATGTTGTATGGAGAGTTGACACCTAATCGAGATGTTGTGTCCATGCAAGATGGAAAGTAG
- the LOC124196235 gene encoding embryonic polarity protein dorsal-like isoform X2, whose translation MNTADVGVDAKQKAQVKILEQPASKALRFRYECEGRSAGSLPGANSTTENKTYPTIQVLGYRGKAVVVVSCVTKDFPYKPHPHSLVGKEGCKKGVCTLEINNDNMICTFSNLGVQCVKKKGIEEALKLREEIRVDPFHTGFAHKNQPQSIDLNAVRLCFQVFLEGQKGKFSLALKPVVSEAIYDKKAMCELTICKLSDCTSPANGGKEIILLCDKVTKDDIQVVFYHEEEGHLIWEGTGEFSASDVHKQVAITFRTPRYRVTDVEEPISVYVQLRRPSDGACSESRRFEYLPMDSGSVDAVVPPFDNSALFASKRFKPDFPLYTHILALDAAVLARQMFRAPEESRQYSDAFVQCSLLQEGETTNEEKQVEIQRKCDVEAVVEKPLENLVDLAAEKLQEKQIESRLGLNDTPPPLPEKGVGFAKLKSNLIKSGESLEFSKQKSQKNPVKTVNFDRSSLSTIVSEFDSDGRLSVASSEDLNSRLSAAFSDYSDLTDVRSIAEESEVDINDSLSLISSTHTLNDRLSQVSDASDISIVSDQTVIHDSKSDTGSIDTIEQQLEMLESMSVDPDCQTYSSFQMAMKHPIFGWPSRTQPTDTPVEAIFNDLVYDDPTDDPILKLEVPLPAVPPRVESKTVSTPPLPPRRFKKLNQPLPDPPTRDLGLKSALQALKQTFKKAKPMSKSEASLNSSVSIHSSQRSIYNSQESVRDAHQNASAMDEQTSQSEPDTVKSDNEAPSEQKLNESPVIQTALPTVVVDQVDPDNLTEAENYALYMRLAPLATASEFDENETLSMLYGELTPNRDVVSMQDGK comes from the exons ATGAATACAGCAGATGTTGGTGTAGATGCAAAACAAAAGGCTCAGGTCAAAATTCTTGAACAACCAGCTTCTAAGGCCTTAAGGTTTAGGTATGAATGTGAAGGGCGATCAGCTGGCAGTTTACCTGGAGCAAATAGcacaacagaaaataaaacataccCAACCATTCAA GTGCTTGGTTACAGAGGTAAAGCTGTTGTTGTGGTTTCCTGCGTCACAAAAGATTTCCCCTATAAACCACATCCTCATAGCTTGGTGGGCAAAGAGGGATGCAAGAAGGGAGTGTGCACTCTAGAAATCAACAATGACAATATGATTTGCACCTTTTCCAATTTGGGTGTACAgtgtgtaaagaaaaaaggaatcgaGGAAGCATTGAAATTGCGTGAAGAGATCCGTGTTGACCCTTTTCACA ctgGATTTGCACACAAAAATCAACCCCAGAGCATTGATTTAAACGCTGTTCGCCTATGTTTTCAAGTATTTTTGGAAGGCCAGAAAGGAAAGTTTTCCCTTGCTCTCAAGCCCGTTGTTTCAGAGGCAATATACGACAAAA AGGCCATGTGCGAACTTACTATATGCAAGCTTAGTGACTGTACCAGTCCCGCTAATGGAGGCAAGGAGATCATTCTGTTATGTGACAAAGTGACTAAGG ACGATATTCAAGTAGTCTTCTatcacgaagaagaaggtcaCCTCATATGGGAAGGCACTGGTGAATTTTCTGCATCAGATGTCCACAAGCAAGTTGCCATCACTTTTCGAACTCCACGCTACAGAGTCACCGAT GTGGAGGAGCCCATAAGTGTATACGTTCAACTACGCAGACCAAGCGACGGAGCGTGCAGTGAATCGCGACGctttgaatatttacccatggacTCAGGTAGCGTTGATGCCGTTGTACCCCCATTTGATAACAGCGCACTCTTTGCAAGCAAGAGGTTCAAGCCTGATTTTCCATTGTACACTCATATATTGGCCCTTGACGCTGCGGTTTTGGCCCGTCAAATGTTTCGCGCTCCGGAAGAGTCCCGCCAGTATTCCGATGCTTTTGTTCAGTGCTCTTTACTCCAAGAAGGAGAAACGACAAACGAAGAGAAACAAGTAGAAATCCAAAGAAAATGTGATGTTGAGGCAGTTGTGGAGAAACCCTTAGAAAACTTGGTTGATTTAGCTGCGGAGAAATTGcaggaaaaacaaatagaatcTCGATTAGGATTGAACGATACCCCACCTCCTCTACCTGAAAAAGGTGTCGGGTTCGCTAAGCTGAAAAGCAACTTGATCAAATCGGGTGAAAGCCTCGAATTTTCTAAGCAAAAATCTCAGAAAAATCCCGTAAAGACAGTCAACTTTGATCGTTCGTCGTTATCCACAATCGTGTCAGAGTTTGATTCAGATGGGCGACTTTCCGTCGCTTCGTCAGAAGATCTGAATTCGCGACTTTCAGCTGCCTTCTCGGACTATTCAGACTTGACGGATGTCCGTAGCATTGCAGAGGAATCAGAAGTGGATATTAACGATTCACTTTCTTTGATATCTTCCACTCATACGTTAAACGATCGATTATCTCAGGTTTCTGATGCGTCCGACATTTCAATCGTTTCCGACCAGACAGTAATCCACGATTCAAAATCCGACACGGGTAGTATAGACACGATTGAACAGCAATTGGAAATGCTCGAGTCGATGAGCGTTGATCCCGATTGTCAAACATACTCTAGTTTTCAAATGGCGATGAAACACCCTATCTTTGGTTGGCCAAGTCGTACTCAACCAACTGATACTCCAGTGGAAGCGATCTTTAATGATTTAGTTTATGATGATCCCACAGATGATCcaattttaaaacttgaagTTCCCTTACCGGCAGTACCTCCGCGTGTTGAATCCAAGACTGTATCAACACCTCCGTTGCCGCCACGtcgttttaaaaaacttaatcaGCCGTTACCCGACCCTCCTACTAGAGACTTAGGTCTTAAGAGCGCGTTGCAAGCCCtgaaacaaacttttaaaaaagcgaAACCCATGTCTAAAAGTGAAGCGTCTCTAAACAGCTCTGTTTCAATTCATTCTAGTCAACGATCTATTTATAACAGCCAAGAAAGCGTCAGAGATGCTCATCAGAATGCTTCAGCCATGGATGAACAAACTTCTCAGTCTGAACCTGACACCGTTAAAAGCGATAATGAAGCTCCTTCTGAACAGAAGTTGAATGAGTCACCGGTGATTCAAACAGCGCTTCCCACAGTAGTCGTTGATCAGGTTGATCCTGATAATTTGACAGAAGCTGAGAACTATGCTTTGTACATGAGATTGGCACCTCTGGCCACGGCTTCTGAATtcgatgaaaatgaaactttatCTATGTTGTATGGAGAGTTGACACCTAATCGAGATGTTGTGTCCATGCAAGATGGAAAGTAG